The following proteins come from a genomic window of Acanthopagrus latus isolate v.2019 chromosome 5, fAcaLat1.1, whole genome shotgun sequence:
- the psat1 gene encoding phosphoserine aminotransferase: protein MDQKQTIYFGAGPAKIAQSVLLQAQQELLNYSGTGISVLEMSHRSADFNKILNKSESLLRELWNIPDNYKVMFLQGGGSGQFSGVPLNLIGLKEDKCADYLVTGTWSSKAAKEAEKYGKVNIVHPKLDAYTKIPDPSSWTLNPSASYVYYCANETVNGVEYNFTPETNGTILVCDMSSNFMSRPVDVSKFGVIFGGAQKNIGCAGVTVVIVREDLLGHALKECPIVLDYKVQAEMNSLYNTPPCFSIYIMGLVLEWTKNNGGCAAMEALSKQKSSMIYDVINASGDFYVCPVDTACRSRMNVTFRVGKKEGDEALEKKFVEGASKRGMMALKGHRSVGGIRVSLYNSITVEETEALAAFMKEFQKEHQ, encoded by the exons ATGGACCAGAAACAAACCATCTACTTCGGCGCCGGACCCGCTAAAATCGCCCAATCC GTGCTGCTTCAGGCACAGCAGGAGCTCCTGAACTACAGCGGCACCGGCATCAGTGTTCTCG AGATGAGTCACCGATCAGCAGACTTCAACAAAATCCTGAACAAATCGGAGAGTCTCCTGCGGGAGTTGTG GAATATCCCAGACAACTACAAAGTGATGTTTCTGCAGGGCGGCGGGTCCGGACAGTTCAGCGGCGTTCCCCTCAACCTGATCGGCCTCAAAGAGGACAAGTGCGCCGATTACCTGGTGACCGGCACGTGGTCATCAAAAGCCGCAAAGGAGGCGGAGAAGTACGGCAAAGTTAACATCGTCCACCCGAAACTGGACGCTTACACGA AAATTCCCGACCCCAGCAGCTGGACCCTGAACCCCTCAGCCTCCTATGTGTACTACTGCGCCAACGAGACAGTCAACGGCGTTGAATACAACTTCACGCCTGAAACAAATGGGACGATCCTCGTATGCGACATGTCCTCCAACTTCATGTCTCGGCCTGTGGACGTGTCAAAG TTTGGGGTGATCTTTGGCGGGGCCCAGAAGAATATCGGCTGCGCAGGAGTAACTGTGGTCATCGTGCGAGAGGACTTGTTAGGCCACGCTCTGAAAGAGTGTCCAATCGTCCTGGACTACAAGGTGCAGGCTGAGATGAACTCGCTCTACAACACGCCGCCGTGCTTCAG CATCTACATCATGGGTCTGGTGCTGGAGTGGACTAAAAACAACGGCGGCTGCGCTGCCATGGAGGCGCTCAGCAAGCAGAAGTCCTCGATGATTTATGACGTCATCAACGCTTCCGGCGACTTCTATGT GTGTCCTGTAGATACGGCTTGCCGGAGCCGCATGAACGTAACCTTTCGCGTGGGGAAGAAAGAGGGTGACGAGGCCCTGGAGAAGAAGTTTGTGGAAGGCGCGTCCAAACGTGGAATGATGGCGCTAAAAGGACACAG gtcAGTTGGAGGAATTCGCGTCTCTCTGTACAACTCTATAACCGTGGAGGAGACCGAAGCCCTCGCTGCCTTTATGAAAGAGTTCCAGAAAGAGCACCAATAA
- the isca1 gene encoding iron-sulfur cluster assembly 1 homolog, mitochondrial — MSASMVRATVRAVSKRKILPTRAALTLTPSAVNKIRVLLHDKPEYIGLKVGVRTRGCNGLTYTLDYTKEKSKSDEEVVQDGVRVFIEKKAQLTLLGTEMDFVESKLSSEFVFNNPNIKGTCGCGESFNI, encoded by the exons ATGTCTGCCTCCATGGTGCGAGCGACCGTCCGAGCGGTCAGCAAAAGAAAGATATTGCCCACAAGAGCCGCATTAACACTG ACTCCATCAGCTGTGAACAAGATCAGGGTATTGTTACATGACAAGCCAGAATAT ATCGGTTTGAAGGTTGGAGTGAGAACGCGTGGCTGCAATGGACTTACTTACACACTGGATTACACCAAGGAGAAAAGCAAATCTGATGAGGAAGTGGTGCAGGACG GTGTCAGGGTGTTCATAGAGAAGAAGGCTCAGCTCACACTTCTGGGAACTGAGATGGACTTTGTGGAGTCAAAGCTGTCCAGTGAATTTGTCTTCAACAATCCCAACATCAAGGGCACATGTGGCTGTGGAGAAAGCTTCAACATATGA
- the LOC119020119 gene encoding uncharacterized protein LOC119020119, which translates to MDNQHKHGGSDSRESHGLQISELHKALAEVKSLPRDITHIDPRNIRASLSVLKNTEKGTSNTRGSFRSRATLPENMSQLSNCQFPRRDQLRESLSAPVPLPVPNAASTSAEEGQLQPSLPSSHLVFLAHLVEKSKMLPSDSIFSIGERLKRHEIHPHILGVQAWSKRRSCGPQWIRPKQFPQTGSTTEWFFEDLVDLQRKLFLGASKQTGFQRNKN; encoded by the exons ATGGACAATCAACATAAGCACGGAGggtcagacagcagagagtcTCATGGGCTTCAG ATTTCAGAGTTACACAAAGCTTTGGCTGAGGTGAAATCACTACCTCGTGACATCACACATATTGACCCGCGTAACATCCGCGCCTCCCTCTCAGTCCTAAAGAACACAGAGAAGGGCACCTCGAACACTCGTGGGTCCTTCAGATCCAGAGCCACGCTCCCCGAAAACATGAGCCAGCTGTCCAATTGTCAGTTTCCGAGGCGGGACCAGCTAAGAGAGAGCTTATCCGCCCCAgtgcctcttcctgttcccAACGCTGCGTCAACCTCAGCTGAGGAAGGACAACTGCAGCCCAGCTTACCGTCCTCACATCTTGTCTTCCTTGCTCACCTGGTAGAAAAGTCCAAGATGCTGCCGTCTGACTCCATCTTTTCTATTGGAGAACGGCTTAAGAGGCACGAGATACATCCACACATACTGGGTGTGCAGGCTTGGAGCAAACGAAGGTCCTGTGGGCCACAGTGGATACGGCCAAAACAGTTTCCCCAAACAG GGTCAACCACTGAATGGTTCTTTGAGGATCTGGTGGacctccagaggaagctgttttTAGGTGCCTCAAAGCAAACTGGATTTCAGAGGAACAAGAATTGA